The Catellatospora citrea DNA segment TTCCGAGCTGGTCCGCCGCCGCGCCGTCCCACTGCTGGCCACCGCCGCGGTGCTCGCGCTGCTGGAGCAGGCGGTGCTGGTGCCGGGCCGGCTCACCCTGGACATCCGTCTAGGCGACGGGCCGGCCGGCCTCAGTGGCGGCTACTGGGTGTTGCTGGCGATCGGCGCGGGGCTCGAAGCCTTGATCATCAGCTGGCTCGGGCCGGTGGCCGGCCGGGCTGCCGTCTCGGCCGTCACCGGCAGGCCAGCGCCCCGGCCGGGGTGGCGTGACCGGCTGCGGGAGGTCGAGGCGACGGCCCTGGTGGGTCTGGTCGCGGCGGTGCCCGCCGCGCTCGGGGCGTTCCTCGGCCCGGTCTGGCTGCTCGGGTATCCGCTGTTCGGGCTGGCCGCGGTCGCGGTGACGATCGAGCGCCGCGGGCCGGTGAGCGCGCTCAAGCGGGCGGCCGGCTTGGCCTTGCGCGGCGGCATGCGCGGCGCGGCCGTCCGGGTCGTCGGCTACTTCTCCTGGCTGCTCATCCGCTTCGCCTTCTACCTGGGCCTGCTCGGCGGGGTGACATATCTGGACCTGCCCGCGGACACGGCGGAGTGGCTGCTGGTGCCGATGATCGTCGCGGCCAACGCGTTGGCGTACGCGAGCCTGGCGGCGCTGGACGCGGCGCTGCTGATCGAGTCGCGGGTGCGCCTGGAGGGTCTAGACCTCTGGCTCACCGGCGCCGCCCGGCACCGCGAGCCCAGCCCCGAGATGCTGGCGGCCCGCTGATGCGATGGTGGAACGAGACGGTCGCGGTCTTCGACGACGTCATCCCGTTCGGGCTGGCCGCCTTTCTGCTCCTGCTGCTGGCGGCCCTCGCCGGGGTGCTGTGGTTCACCTACCCGGCCTGGCTGCCCACGCGCTGGCGGGTGCGCCGCCGCCGCCGGTCGGCCGACGAGCCGACCTATGACGTCGAGGCCGCCGACGACCGGCCCGCCGCGGACGAGGACGACCCCGCGGCCGAGGAACTGCCCGCGCTGGCCCCGGAGGTCTACCTCTCCCAGGCCGACCGGTACGCGGCGG contains these protein-coding regions:
- a CDS encoding DUF4129 domain-containing protein encodes the protein MRWWNETVAVFDDVIPFGLAAFLLLLLAALAGVLWFTYPAWLPTRWRVRRRRRSADEPTYDVEAADDRPAADEDDPAAEELPALAPEVYLSQADRYAAEGRWAEAVRERLRAMVRELVDRGVVEHVPGWTVTELARAAGGARPELGPAVQGATGIFSGIWYAQRPATAGDDERMRGHLATVHELVRGGR